A window of [Clostridium] innocuum genomic DNA:
AATCTGTTCCACCTTTACGATATCCTCTTCCTCTGCATCCGGAAGCATCTGGATAATCATGCCGCCTGCGGAAAGAATGGAATTATCGGTATCAACCAGTACACCGACACTGACTGCGGACGGTGTCTGTTCACTTGCGGTAAAATAGTAGGCAAAGTCATCACCGATTTCACCACTCTGCAGAGCAACGGTACCGCTCCAGTTTTCCTTCATGTTCATATCCTTCACAACTTCCAGATATCCGTCTTTTCCCACAGCAGCTCCGACCGCCAGTTTTCCGGTATCATTGTATTGCAGCATGATATGCGGGTCACTCACAAAGCCGCGCACATGACCGTCACTGTAGGCATCTACCAGAATGGTACCGATGGGACCTCCGCCGTTGATGCGAATCGTAATCTGTTCCTGTGCTGTTTTCAGCATGCTTCCCATCATGGAACCCACAGTTAATACGCGTCCCAGGGCAGCCGCACTTGTCGGCCATAAATCAAAACGTTTTCTTGCTTCCTCCACCATATGCGTAGAAGAGCATATATAGATTCTCACATGCTCATTGCACGCAAGCGCCTTTACTAAATAATCTTTCATCATAGAAATCACTCCCTGCCTTACAGGCAACTGTAGTATACCACAAAAACCTGCAGAATGAGAAGAAAATCGACTTCGTTATACTGTTGTGTACGTTGAATACTGCAGGCAAGGAAAAAGAGGGTGAATGTATCTGATATATAGAAAAAGGTACAGTATTATCTAATCCTGTACCCGTCGTATGCATACGTTAATCGTACGGCTTGATTTCCACTGTCTTTTTATCAAAGTCTAGGAAGATCTGAAACGCATTGCGGTTCTCATCCTCATCCCATATTTCCACGAATCGCGGGGTTACCTCAATCAGAATCTCCGTATCCTCATGGCTGTA
This region includes:
- the hslO gene encoding Hsp33 family molecular chaperone HslO, producing the protein MMKDYLVKALACNEHVRIYICSSTHMVEEARKRFDLWPTSAAALGRVLTVGSMMGSMLKTAQEQITIRINGGGPIGTILVDAYSDGHVRGFVSDPHIMLQYNDTGKLAVGAAVGKDGYLEVVKDMNMKENWSGTVALQSGEIGDDFAYYFTASEQTPSAVSVGVLVDTDNSILSAGGMIIQMLPDAEEEDIVKVEQIVANLRHMSTMIQEYESLEDILRDLFDDVRILTGQDIEFRCKCDRATMKRVLTTLPKEERQQMIEEDHGCEITCNFCGEKYQFSEEELLELERFMDAHAK